The genomic segment CGCGGAAGGACCGGGGGGACCGGGTCCGGTACGGATGCCTGCCGGCTCACGGGCCGGACACGCCTTCGGCCGGGGACGCGGGCGCGCCGGTCCGGGCCCTACGTGCCCCGAACCGGTACGGGAACCGGTACAGGAACCGACCGGAGCTCCGGGGCGGGCAGCCCCGGGCGATCTCCGGAACCCCGCAGACCGGCCTCGGGGGCCGTCTCCCGGGCCGGGTGCCCGGCCGGGTCCGGCCCGGCCCGGCCCGATCATGACGAGAATCCGGCGGCCGCGGAACACCCTTCGGCCAACCTTCGGCGAATCCTTGTTGATCGCCATTGAAATGTCTAACGTCGGGTCACCAACTCCCCCCACAGGAGGCCCACATGACGCGTCTCAGATCTCTCTTGGCGGCTGTGGCCGGCAGCCTGCTGCTCTTCCTCACGGGCATCTCCGTTCCCTCGTCGGCGTCAGCGGCATCGCTGGTGGAGGTGACCGACTTCGGCAGCAACCCCGGCAATCTGCGGATGCACCTGTATGTGCCGGACTCCCGTCCCGAACAGCCGGCGATCGTGGTGGCGATGCACGGCTGCGGCGGGTCGGGGCCGGGCTTCCACCAGTCGGGCGGCTTCGGGCAACTGGCCGACCAGCACGGCTTCATCGTCGTCTACCCGACCGCCACGAAGCAGACGGCGATGTCCAACTGCTTCGACGTGTGGTCCGACGCGTCCAAGCGCCGCGGCGGCGGCAGCGATCCCGCCTCGATCGTCTCGATGGTCGACTACGCGAAGGAGCGCTACAACGGCGACCCGGAGCGGGTCTTCGCCACCGGCAGTTCCTCCGGCGGCATGGAGACCAACGTCCTCCTGGCCCTCTACCCGGACGTGTTCGAGGCGGGAACGGTGTTCATGGGCGTGCCCTTCACCTGCTTCGCCAACGAGGCCGATTTCCCGCCGTGGACCAGCAAGTGCGTGGGCGGCTCCATGGACCGGACCCCGGAGGACTGGGGCAACGCCGTCCGGCAGGCGTACCCCGGGCACACCGGTGCCCGTCCCCGCGTCCAACTGTGGCACGGCACCAACGACACCCTCATCCCGTTCCAGCTTCTGCGGGAGGAGACGGAGCAGTGGACGAATGTCTTCGGCCTGAGCCAGACGCCGACCTCCACGGACCAGCCGCAGCCCACCTGGTCGCGGCAGCGCTACGCCGACGAGGCCGGTGAGGTGAAGGTGGAATCCATCAGCGTCCAGGGCGCCGGGCACAGCCTGCCGATGAGCGGCATGGCCGCCTCGGCCGTCGAATTCTTCGGCCTGTCCGGTTGAGGGACCGGGTGGTGGGAACGGCTGCCCGCCCCGCTCGGCGGGAGTGGAGGCGGGCAGCCGGCCGGGGGCGTACCGCATCGTCTTCCGCCCCGGGCATTTCCCTGAGCGGGTTGGGCGGTTACCTTTCTGGGAGCGCTCCCACAGCTCTGGTCCGGCGGCACTCCTTCCCCCACGCGCGCCGGATCTCCACCCCCCCCGAAGGGAGAGGCACCACCCATGAAGCGATCCCTGAGATCCTCGCGCACGCAAGACGACGGCGGCTCCGGAACCGGAATCCGGAGCGGCCTGTGGCGCAGGCTCTCACTGTTCGGCCTGCTGGTCGCCCTTCCCGTCCTCCTCCTGGTGATGTTCACGGGCGGCTCCGGCCAATCCGGCGGCTCCGGCGATGCCGGGGAGCAAACCGCCGCAGAGGGCGCGAGGTCCGGGGCCGGAACACGGACCGAAGCCCGCGAGCAGGCCGGCGACGGCGAACACGGCGGCGGCCACGGTGAGCACACCGAAGCGGCAGTCGCGGACAAGGAGGATGAGCAGGGCAAGGAGGGCAAGGAGGGCAACGGGGGTCAGGACGCCGCCCACCAGGGCCATTCCGCGAGCGCGGGCGGCAAATGCGCCGCGAAGGTGAAGATCACGACCAAGGGCGACGACTACCGCGCCAAGGTGACGGTGACGAACTCGGGCGAGACCGAGATCGGCAACTGGATGGTGCACTCGTCCATCTCGCCCGACGCGAACATCGAGAAGCACTGGCGCACGGTGCTCAGCGGCTACGGCCTCGCCGTCGCCTTCGGCAGCACCGACCAGAACGGGACGCTGGAGCCCGGCGAGTCGACCACGTTCGGCTTCTTCGTCAAGAACGGCACCCCACCGCCGCCCGAGGCCAACGTCTGCTACGTGCACTGAGGTCGAGCCCGAACGTGGCGGGGCGGTACCGGCGGCACCGGTACCGCCCCGTCCTTGGTTCTCCCGCGGCTCGCCCGTCGGCGGCGAACCGTATCGCCGCCGAGTGCGGTACTGCGGACGCTGGTACGGCCGCAACCGTCGTGGCTGCCCGCCGGGCGCGGCGGCGCTGCTGCGCCTAGCGGGCTGTCGGCTGTTGTGCCTGGTTGGGGTTACGGCGCCGGGTGGGCGGCGCGGTGGTGGTGGCGGGTGCGTCGCGGGCTGCCCGTTGTGGTTGTGGTGGGGGTTACGGCACCCGTGTCGGGGGTGGCCCCGTGGTCGGTCGTCTATCCGGTGCCGTGCGCGCCCGGGGACGGCTTGAAAAGCATGGCGTGGCTGGTGCCGGTGGGTGGTTGCGGGGGCACACGCGCGCCTGGGCTTCTCGGCTTCCCGTGCGTTGTGGCGGGCTGTCGGTGGTGGCGGTCGTGGCGGGTGGCGGTGTGGCTGCTGCGGGAGTGTCGGCTGCCGCTGGGGTGGGGGCTCCGCGGAAGCGTTGTGCCTTCGGGTTCTCAGGCCCTCTGCTGCGTCGTGTCGGGCTGCTGGTGGCCGTGGTCGTGGTTGTGGACGGGTGGTGTTGCTGGTGTTCGGTGTGGGCCATGGGTGGAGTTCCCGGGTCCGCTTTCGCTCACTCGTTCGGGTGGTTCCGTGTCCTGGACCTGGATTCATCACCTTCCGTGACGGAAAATAGGGGTAGGAACTCGCTCCGTGAGGGCGGGAGTTCACACGGGTGATCCGGACGGGGGGAATGTCATGCAGGCCACACTGCTCGACCACGACGACACGGCCACGACCGGGGACACCACCGGGGTGGTGCCGGGGGAGCCGGTGACGGCGGATGAGTGGGCCGCGCACCTGGCCACGGCTGTGCCGGGTCCGCAGACGGCGGCGATGCTCGGCCTGCTGGAGCGCGAGCAGCTCTCCACGACTGGGCGGATCGATGCTCTGAAGGCCTGGGAGCGGCATGTGGGTGGCGTGGATCCAGGCGCAGCAGGTGGGTCTGCTGGCGGATATCGAGGCGGATGCTCTGGATGCGAGGCCGGATGGGATGGGCTGGGCGGACTATGACTGGGACTTCGCCTGTGAGGATGTGGCCTGTGCGTTGAAGTTGTCGGGGAACACGGCCGCGGAGCGTCTGGCGGTGGCCACCGCCCTGGAGGGCCGTTTCCCCACCACCGTGGGCCTGTTGGAGCGTGGGGAGATCTGTTATCTGCAGGCGAAGGCGGTGACGGAGGTCACCGGCACCCTGGACCCGGAGGCCGCCGGGCGGGTGGAGGCGATGGTGCTGCCCAAGATGCCGGGCCAGTCCGTCGGCCAGACCCGGCGGGCGTTGAACCGGCGGTGCTGAGGCGGATCCGCTGGGGGCGGAGGTGCGGCATCGCCGGCGGCGGGAGGACCGCACGATCTGGCACCGTGCGACCGAGGACGGTATGGCCACCTGGACCGCGTTCCTCCCCACCCCGCAAGCCGCGCAGTTGGATGCTGCCGTCGATGCGCACGCCGCCACGTTCGGCGATGACGGGCGCACGCTGAACCAGAAGCGGGTGGACGCCCTGTATGACCTGGTCGTCAACCGCCCCGCCGGAGACGCGACCCCGGTGGCCGGTCGGCGGCGGTGGTGCAGGTGACGGTGTCGATGGACACGTTGATCGGGGTGGATGAGGAGCCCGGACAGCTCAAGGGCTACGGGCCGATCAGTGCTGGGCAGGTGCGGGAGGTGGCTTTCGCTCCGGGCACGATCTGGCGGCGTCTGATCACCCACCCGAAGACCGGGCTGCTGGTCAAGACCGATCCGACCACCTACAAGCCCACCGCCGAGACCCAACGCCACGTCACCGCCCGCGACATGACCTGTACCTTCCCCTCCTGCCAGATGCCCGCCCACCGCTGCGACCTGGACCACATCCAGCCCTTCAACCACGAGAACCCGCAAGCGGGTGGGGCGACGGAGCCGGACAATCTGATGCCGCTGTGCCGACGCCACCACCTGTTGAAACACCGCACCGCATGGCAGGTGCAGCGCAACCCCGACACCGGCGAAGTCACCTGGACCGCACCGACGGGCCACACCTACACCAACCCACCCCAGCCCCAGCGGGCCGCCACCGGCGCCAGCCCCTTCGCCACCGCGCGGAGGGGCCCACACCCCTGCCCGAAGCCAGAAACCGGTACCCACCCTGCGCGGCCACCGGGCGGGCAACACCTGGCCGGGGCCACGGCCCCTCGGCGTTGATGTGTACCGGCGACGGCGGGCCCCTCGGCCTCCACGGGCACGAGCCGTCCACAGCCCCCACCGACCAGCAACCGGCAACCGGCAACCGGCGAGAGGCGAGAGGCTAGAGGTAAGGGGCAAAAGGCAAGAGGCAACCGTCGAGAGGAGAGAGCAGAGCCCGCCGCGCCGCTACCCGCCACGACCGTCACCACCGACAGCCCGCCACGACGAACGGGAAAGCCGAGAAGCCCAGGCGCGCGTGTGCTTCCGCGCACCCCCACCGGCACCAGCCACGCCATGCTTCTTGAGCCGTCCCCGGGCGCGCACAGCGCCGGATAGACGACCGACCCCCGGCCCACCCCCAGCACGGGTGCCGTAACCCCCACCACAACGACAACGGGCAGCCCGCGACGCACCCGCCACCACCATCGCGCCGCCCACCCGGCGCCGTAACCCCAACCACCCACCGCCGACCGCCAACCGCCGATGCCGCAGTCGGCGCCCCAGAGGCTGAATCGGGCCGGGGCTTGCTGGCCGTCGCGCTCCGCCTCATCACAAGCGGCACCTGAGAGCCCATGCCGCGCAGGTCGTCGGCGCGCTCCGCGCCGTCGAGGTGAGGCAGGACCGGGACAGTGACGCCGCCTACCGCGATCTGGCCGCCATGCTGCTGACGATCGCCGAGCGCTATACCGAGGGCCGGATAGGGGAGTTGCTGGACGAGGCCGACCTGGCCGGGGCTGAACCGGTCGTCGACCGCGCGGGTCTCCGGTTCGCCGCGGCGGGCGCCCTGGTGCTGGGGGTGCTGGGGGCGGCCTCGTGGAGCGGCGTGCCGGCGGAGGTCATGGGTCCGCTGCTCGGTGTCACGGTCACGACGGCCCTGGTCGTGACGTACGGCATCGGCATTCCGAGTCCCTCGGATCTCCTCGACATCGTGCGCGGCGCCGACCGGAGGTAGTCCGCCGCGGTCCCGGCCCGGGCGTGGCCGGCGGGCCGGGACCGCGGGATGCCCGGGATGCCTGGGGCGTCCGGGGTGCCCGGGTCAGCCCAGGGCGGACGCGAGGAGTCCGGCGGTCTCGGCGATCAGCTCGTTGTCCGGTGCGGCGTCGGGGTCGGGCTTGGTGGTGAGGACGGTCAGCACGATGGGGGTGCGGTCCGGGGTCCAGGCGACGCCGGCGTTGTTGTTGGTGCCGTAATGACCTCCGCCGGTCTTGTCCGCGAGGTCCCAGCCGGCGGGCAGACCGGCGCGGAAGCGCTCGCCGCTCGTGGTGTTGGCCAGCATCCACCCGGTGAGACGCTCGCGGTCGGCGGGCGGGAGCGTGTCGCCGACGATGAGCCGGGTGTAGGTGCGGGCGATGGCGCGGGGGCTGGTGGTGTCCTCCACCCGCCACGGTTCGGCCGAGTTGAGCTCCGTCTCCCACCGGTCCAGGCGGGTGGTGCGGTCGCCGACCGAGCGGCAGAAGCGGGTGATGGCGCGGGGGCCGCCGAGTTCGCGGAGGAGGAGGTTGGCGGCGGTGTTGTCGCTGAAGCGGATGGCGGCGTCGCAGAGTTCCCCGACGGTCATGCCCTGCGCCACGTGGTCTTCCGTGACGGGGGAGTGGTCGACGAGGTCGGTGTCGCTGTAGCGGATGCGCCGGGCCAGGAACTCGCCGCGCCGGTCGTGGTCCCGGAGGATCGCCGCGGCGGCGACCGGCTTGAACAGCGAGCACATCGCGAACCGCTCGTCGGCGCGGCGGACGACGGTCTCACCGGTGTCGAGATTCCGTGCGAACACCCCCAGCCGTGCGCCGTGTTCGGATTCGAGGGCGCGGAGCCGCCGGGAGACCTCCCGCGCGCGCCCGGAGGGCGGCGGCGAAGCCGTGGGTGAGGCCGGTGTCTCCGGCCCTGCCGCCGAGGCGGCTCCGCCCGAGGGGACGCAGGCGGCCAGGGCCGCTCCGGCGCCCAGGACGAACAGCGTGCGGCGGGCCGGACGGGTTCCGTGTGCCGTGTTCAAGACCGTGACTCCTGACGGATGAGGGGGTGGTCACTGACCGGGCCCGGTACGGGTGGACCAGACCAATCCCCAAGACGCACCCGGGCCGTGTCCGGTTCTGGGATCCGCGAAAGCTGCCCGCGGACGCCCGCGTAACGCGCGGACGTCCGCCTCGGATGGGGCCGAAGGACCCGGTCCGGCACCCGGAGGACCCATACGCCCCGCCGCCGCACCGCCCTACGGTCGCGCAGCGGACCCGGCGGCGGCTCGCTCCGCCGCCGGCGCCGATGGACCCTCCGCGCCACGCCTGCCCGTGGCCGGCCCGCGTTCGCACCGTGAGGACAACCGTGCACCGTCCCCGTTTCCGCCCGCACCTCCGCCCCCGTCCCGAGCCGGTATCCGGCCGGGCGGCCGCCGTGCCGGTCGAGCTGTCCACCGTCCGGCCGGAGGCCCCGCCCGGGCGCCGGGGCTCCGTCCACGTCCCGTTCTTCACCGCCGCCGTGGTGTCCGTCCTCACCGTCGGGGCGTCGTGGGGCGTCCTCATCCTGTGGCGGATCGGCTTCGGGGAACGCTTCACCGGGGTGTCCGTCCACGAGATCAACGCGCACGGCTACGCGCAGATCACCGGATGGGTCGGGCTGTTCATCATGGGCTTCGGCTACCAGGCGTTCCCGCGGCTGTGGCGCACGGCCCTCGCCGGACCGCGCCTGGTACCGGCCGTCCTGGCAGCGACCCTCTCCGGGCTGGTGATGGCCGTCACCGGCATGGGCGCCGCCGGCTACCGGGCCGAGGGCGCGTGGGCCGTGGCGGCGGCCCTGGCCGGCAACGCCCTCGTGCTGGCCGCGTCCCTCGTCTTCGCCGCGCAGCTCCTCGTGACGTATCTGCGGAGCGGGGACCCGATGCGCCCGGTGACGGCCTTCATCGGTTCGGCGCTGTTCTGGTTCGTCGCCCAGGCCGTCTTCGGGCTCTGGCACACCTGGATGACCATGACGGCCGCCGACCGGGCCGACCTGCTGTGGTACATCGCCACCTACCAGGCCCCGCTGCGGGACATGCAGATTCACGGGATGGCGCTGCTGATGGTCCTCGGGCTGTCGAGTCATCTCCTGCCGCAGATGTTCGGGGTGCCGAGGACGCCGGAGCGCCGCGCCCGGACCGCCCTGCTGCTGATCAACGCGGGCGTCGTCATCGAGGTCGCCGTCTTCATCGCCTACCGCTGGGCGGACGACCACCGGCTCGCCGCCCTCCTGATGCCGCCCTGGCTGATGATCGCCGGCGGGGTGGCGGCCATGGCGCTGCCCTGGCGTCTGTGGCGGGGGCTGCCCCGGAACGATCACCGGTCCGGCAAGTTCGTCCGGGCCGCCTACGGATGGCTGGTGCTCTCGCTCGTCATGCTGCTGCTGATGCCCGTGTACCGGCTGGTCAGCGGCCTCGCGTTCAGCCACGCCTACTACGGGGCGATCCGGCACGCGATCACCGTCGGATTCGTGTCGATGATGATCATGGGGATCGCGGCCCGCGTGGCGCCCGCCCTGCGCGGCATCCATTCCGGCACCCCCGGCTCGCTCACGGGACCGTTCGTCCTGATCAACGTCGGCTGCGCGCTGCGGGTTTCGCTGCAGACCCTCACCGACTGGCATCCGTTCTTCTTCGCCGTCGTCGGGGTCAGCGGACTGCTGGAACTCGCCGCCCTCGTCTGGTGGGGCACCGGGCTGCTGCGGATCCTCCACGGACCCTCCGCGCCGGGACCCGGTGTGTCCCGGCCGGTCGTGCTGCGCCCGGTCTGATCCGGTGCGGGTCCGGGCCCGTGCAGGCGGGTACGGCTGACCGGGTGTGCCCGGAGGTGCGGGCCGGTGCGCGGGGATCGGTCCCCGCGCACCGGCCCGCGGACCCGGGCCGCCCGGCGGGGGCGGAAGAGCGGCCCGGGCTGTTGCGGGGCTAACCGGTGTAGTGGCCGGTCAGCGGGCCGAGGGCGGTGGTGAGGTCCCGCCCGTGGACGGGTGGCCGGTGCGGCGGGGCCGGACGGTCCGCCGCCGTTCCGTACCGGGGCGCCGTGTCGCAGACGGCCGGATCGGTGCCGCCGGCCGGCGGGGACGCCGGGCGGACCTCGCCCGCCAGGGTCAGCACCGCGACCGCCGCCGCGGCGGTCGTCACAGAGCTGAACACGCGCTCGTAGCGGTCCGGGACGCGTGCGCCCCGGCGCCGCCGGTGGGACGCGCGGGCCCGGTGCCCGGGGGACGGCGGAGACGGCACAGGCGGTGGAGGGGGCGCGGGCGGCTCGCCGCGGACGGCCCAGGACGGGACCGGCGGCGGTCCCGTCGGCCCGGAGTACGGGGACGGCGACGGGGGCGGGGCGGGGGAGCGGAAGGGCATGGGCGGCTCACTCCTCCCCGCCGGGCAGCCAGCGCACCTCGGCGACGGAAACGACCGCCGTTCCCTCGGTGTAGAGCATGAACGGCACGTCGACATGGCGCAGATCCATGCCCAGCTCCGCCAACTCGGCCAGCGGGACAGCCACTTCGTGCCACCGTCCCGGTGCGAGGCCCGCCAGCCGCTCCGTCAGGTCCAGGCCGGGCTGGGCCGGGTAGTCGTCGTGGCAGGCCAGCAGGAGCGGCCGGGAGGGCGGCTCGCCGATCCGGACGCGGAAGGCCAGCCGCCCGCCGTCCTCCGCGTAGCCCCGCAGGTCCAGCGGCTGCGCGTCCGGCTCCGGCCGCTCGGCGTAGACGAAGGCGACCGGATAGCCTTTGAAGGCGAAGGTGAGGGCGCCCGGGGGATCGTCCGGGCCGCCCGGCTCGGAGCGGACGATCAGGCAGTCCACCGGCTCCTCCGGTGAGACGTCCACCCGCGACCAGGTGTTGTGGCCGCCGATCCGGAAACGGTAGCCGGAGCCCGCGCCCAGCACCGGCAGCGGCCCGGCCGCCGGGGGCGGGGGAGTGGTGTCCTCGAAGGTGTCGAGCGGCAGCGGGTGGCGGTGCGGGTCCGTGTCGTCCAGCGACAGGCCGTAGCCGTACGGGAAGAGCGGGGCGTGCTCGCCCGCCGGCTCCTGCTCCTCCGGCGGGACCCGGTAGCCGGGGATGTGCGGCGGGATCCGGTTGGCGGCCGACGCGCGGCGGCTGCCCGGCCAGGTGAAGCCGAGCCGGCCGCGGAAGTCGTGGGCCCGCTCCCCGTCCGGGCCGGCGAAGAGGACGTCCGTGATGCCCCCGGCCTCGGTGCCGGGCAGCCAGGCGACCGCGAAGGCGTCGGAGAGGTTGATCTCCTCGGTGGTGTAGAGGGGGCGGCCGGTGAGCATCACCGTCACCACCCGCAGCCCCGCCGCCCGCAGCCGCCGCAGGGTCTCCAGATCGCGCGCGTAGGACGCCTTGAGCTCGGAGTAGGCCAGCGAGCGCCACGGTTTGACGGTGCCGCGCATCTCCGCGTACGAGTCCTCGCCGATGACGACCAGCGCCACGTCGTACGCCGTCGGGTCCACCGTGCCCGGGAACGGGTCCACGGTGCAGCGCTCCTCGCCGGTGATCCGCCGCACGGCTCCCGCGACCGTCATGGCGCCCGGCAGGTCCGGCAGTCCGACGTCATTGCCCTGCCAGGTGAGGGTCCAGCCGCCGGTCTGCTTCTGGATGGCGTCCGCGCCGCTCCCCGCCACCAGCACCCGGGAGGAGCGCGGCAGCGGCAGCACCCCGCCGGTGTGCTTGAGGAGGACGACCGACTTGCGCACCGCCTCCCGCGCCAGCGCCCGGTGCTCGGCGCAGCCCAGGACGGCGGTGTCGTGCGTCAGGGCCCGGTCGCGGGGCCGTGGGCGCTCCCACAGGCCGGCGCGCATCTTCACCCGCAGCACCCGCGTCACCGCGTCGTCGATCCGGGAGGCCGGGATCTCCCCGTCGCGGAGCCCGGCGAGGGCGTTGCGGTACACCGACTGCCACGCCTCCCGCCCGGCGACCATCAGGACGTCCAGCCCGGCGTTGAGGGCGTAGTTGGCGTTGCCGATGGAGCAGCAGGAGACCTCCGCGTGGGCGTCCCAGTCGCTGATGACGATGCCGTCGAAGCCCATCGCGCGCTTGAGCACATCGGTGAGCAGATAACGGCTGCCGTGCACCTTGGCGTTGTACGGCGGGCCGTGGTGCGGGGAGTGGTCGTAGTTGGCCGGGTTCTCCCAGCTGCTGAAGGAGGCCATCACCGACTGGGCGCC from the Streptomyces xinghaiensis S187 genome contains:
- a CDS encoding DUF222 domain-containing protein, with product MAWIQAQQVGLLADIEADALDARPDGMGWADYDWDFACEDVACALKLSGNTAAERLAVATALEGRFPTTVGLLERGEICYLQAKAVTEVTGTLDPEAAGRVEAMVLPKMPGQSVGQTRRALNRRC
- a CDS encoding DUF222 domain-containing protein — its product is MRHRRRREDRTIWHRATEDGMATWTAFLPTPQAAQLDAAVDAHAATFGDDGRTLNQKRVDALYDLVVNRPAGDATPVAGRRRWCR
- a CDS encoding cellulose binding domain-containing protein, with the translated sequence MKRSLRSSRTQDDGGSGTGIRSGLWRRLSLFGLLVALPVLLLVMFTGGSGQSGGSGDAGEQTAAEGARSGAGTRTEAREQAGDGEHGGGHGEHTEAAVADKEDEQGKEGKEGNGGQDAAHQGHSASAGGKCAAKVKITTKGDDYRAKVTVTNSGETEIGNWMVHSSISPDANIEKHWRTVLSGYGLAVAFGSTDQNGTLEPGESTTFGFFVKNGTPPPPEANVCYVH
- a CDS encoding HNH endonuclease signature motif containing protein; protein product: MDTLIGVDEEPGQLKGYGPISAGQVREVAFAPGTIWRRLITHPKTGLLVKTDPTTYKPTAETQRHVTARDMTCTFPSCQMPAHRCDLDHIQPFNHENPQAGGATEPDNLMPLCRRHHLLKHRTAWQVQRNPDTGEVTWTAPTGHTYTNPPQPQRAATGASPFATARRGPHPCPKPETGTHPARPPGGQHLAGATAPRR
- a CDS encoding NnrS family protein — encoded protein: MHRPRFRPHLRPRPEPVSGRAAAVPVELSTVRPEAPPGRRGSVHVPFFTAAVVSVLTVGASWGVLILWRIGFGERFTGVSVHEINAHGYAQITGWVGLFIMGFGYQAFPRLWRTALAGPRLVPAVLAATLSGLVMAVTGMGAAGYRAEGAWAVAAALAGNALVLAASLVFAAQLLVTYLRSGDPMRPVTAFIGSALFWFVAQAVFGLWHTWMTMTAADRADLLWYIATYQAPLRDMQIHGMALLMVLGLSSHLLPQMFGVPRTPERRARTALLLINAGVVIEVAVFIAYRWADDHRLAALLMPPWLMIAGGVAAMALPWRLWRGLPRNDHRSGKFVRAAYGWLVLSLVMLLLMPVYRLVSGLAFSHAYYGAIRHAITVGFVSMMIMGIAARVAPALRGIHSGTPGSLTGPFVLINVGCALRVSLQTLTDWHPFFFAVVGVSGLLELAALVWWGTGLLRILHGPSAPGPGVSRPVVLRPV
- a CDS encoding alpha/beta hydrolase family esterase; translation: MTRLRSLLAAVAGSLLLFLTGISVPSSASAASLVEVTDFGSNPGNLRMHLYVPDSRPEQPAIVVAMHGCGGSGPGFHQSGGFGQLADQHGFIVVYPTATKQTAMSNCFDVWSDASKRRGGGSDPASIVSMVDYAKERYNGDPERVFATGSSSGGMETNVLLALYPDVFEAGTVFMGVPFTCFANEADFPPWTSKCVGGSMDRTPEDWGNAVRQAYPGHTGARPRVQLWHGTNDTLIPFQLLREETEQWTNVFGLSQTPTSTDQPQPTWSRQRYADEAGEVKVESISVQGAGHSLPMSGMAASAVEFFGLSG
- the bla gene encoding class A beta-lactamase, with protein sequence MNTAHGTRPARRTLFVLGAGAALAACVPSGGAASAAGPETPASPTASPPPSGRAREVSRRLRALESEHGARLGVFARNLDTGETVVRRADERFAMCSLFKPVAAAAILRDHDRRGEFLARRIRYSDTDLVDHSPVTEDHVAQGMTVGELCDAAIRFSDNTAANLLLRELGGPRAITRFCRSVGDRTTRLDRWETELNSAEPWRVEDTTSPRAIARTYTRLIVGDTLPPADRERLTGWMLANTTSGERFRAGLPAGWDLADKTGGGHYGTNNNAGVAWTPDRTPIVLTVLTTKPDPDAAPDNELIAETAGLLASALG
- a CDS encoding glycoside hydrolase family 3 protein, with protein sequence MPPFAHWPAWPRVESAVPADPAAEERVRSILARMTPEEKIGQLIQPELAELTPEDVRAYRIGSALNGAGIWPGGNRHADPADWVKTVDLYWEAAEAAYADRPFRVPFMWATDAVHGHNNVYGATIFPHNIGLGAARDPELLRRIGAATAREIAATGMDWTFAPTVTVPRDRRWGRYYEGWSEDPELVHAYAGEMVAGLQGGGGPDGLTAGARVISCVKHWVADGGTAEGGDRGTCFTSEDLVRNLHAAGFIAGLAAGAQSVMASFSSWENPANYDHSPHHGPPYNAKVHGSRYLLTDVLKRAMGFDGIVISDWDAHAEVSCCSIGNANYALNAGLDVLMVAGREAWQSVYRNALAGLRDGEIPASRIDDAVTRVLRVKMRAGLWERPRPRDRALTHDTAVLGCAEHRALAREAVRKSVVLLKHTGGVLPLPRSSRVLVAGSGADAIQKQTGGWTLTWQGNDVGLPDLPGAMTVAGAVRRITGEERCTVDPFPGTVDPTAYDVALVVIGEDSYAEMRGTVKPWRSLAYSELKASYARDLETLRRLRAAGLRVVTVMLTGRPLYTTEEINLSDAFAVAWLPGTEAGGITDVLFAGPDGERAHDFRGRLGFTWPGSRRASAANRIPPHIPGYRVPPEEQEPAGEHAPLFPYGYGLSLDDTDPHRHPLPLDTFEDTTPPPPAAGPLPVLGAGSGYRFRIGGHNTWSRVDVSPEEPVDCLIVRSEPGGPDDPPGALTFAFKGYPVAFVYAERPEPDAQPLDLRGYAEDGGRLAFRVRIGEPPSRPLLLACHDDYPAQPGLDLTERLAGLAPGRWHEVAVPLAELAELGMDLRHVDVPFMLYTEGTAVVSVAEVRWLPGGEE